A single window of Nostoc sp. C052 DNA harbors:
- the cmr4 gene encoding type III-B CRISPR module RAMP protein Cmr4, producing MIDYIYLYLLSPLHTGGTTQEGNLLGIARESHTNLPYIPSSTIRGKLRSSIAEKKEIQSKLFGTDLKDGKQLEQGDIWIGDASILWLPVPSLSHSVIWISCPMLLNRWQRLKDINLTIPAEYSCNFTNGKSAVYLKDAIIKADKLQTWQKWEEFVPKASVTNSVNRLLVLPDKHCAILIQMSLWRQVKIKLDEHKSVDGGFRYEEAIPPDTLMYLPWGITSQANGTAKKSSQDFKDLLAANDIFQIGGQESLGRGFVQQWM from the coding sequence ATGATTGACTACATCTACTTGTATTTGCTTTCTCCATTACATACGGGCGGGACAACTCAAGAAGGTAATTTACTAGGAATTGCCAGGGAATCACATACTAATTTACCCTACATTCCTTCAAGTACAATTCGCGGCAAATTACGGTCAAGCATTGCAGAAAAAAAAGAAATTCAATCTAAATTATTTGGTACTGATTTAAAAGATGGGAAACAATTAGAACAGGGTGACATTTGGATTGGTGATGCTTCTATACTCTGGCTACCTGTACCTTCTTTGAGTCATAGCGTAATTTGGATTAGTTGCCCCATGTTATTAAATCGTTGGCAACGCTTAAAAGATATTAATTTAACCATCCCGGCGGAATATAGCTGTAATTTTACTAATGGGAAATCTGCTGTATACCTCAAAGATGCAATTATCAAAGCTGATAAATTACAAACTTGGCAGAAGTGGGAAGAATTCGTACCAAAAGCGTCAGTCACAAATTCTGTTAATCGTTTGTTAGTTTTACCAGATAAACACTGTGCAATACTAATTCAAATGAGTTTGTGGAGACAAGTAAAAATCAAGTTAGATGAACATAAATCTGTAGATGGGGGTTTTCGTTATGAAGAAGCAATTCCCCCAGATACATTAATGTATTTACCTTGGGGAATTACATCTCAAGCTAATGGCACAGCCAAAAAATCATCGCAAGATTTTAAGGATTTATTAGCTGCTAATGATATTTTTCAAATTGGAGGGCAAGAAAGTTTAGGACGAGGATTTGTCCAGCAGTGGATGTAA
- the cmr6 gene encoding type III-B CRISPR module RAMP protein Cmr6 yields the protein MVFDRPQPNQPKRPQPPATAKPDASRPRKVINVPVTGNQGGSGGHGGGSNGGGSQPSIPSPWLNPENPPQPHPESSFVEYLRWMRSPSSEYKDPTKVQLLQMAEEGANYCTRLQELTQRTQLIAQNTFKVQCPWRIRVGGHRGPESILLPAFDALGMPYIPSSTLRGLARNQAIREIIRQQNIKWEDAEKQIAPWFGSLDAKNKSDRSGKVVFLDAYPLPNQNVLAVDIANNIWQWENNTPKYSPNPNSFLSLEKPIFVIGLRLPSGCQDNQILEKVKHWLVAGLQSGVGSQVNTGYGQLNIAGKVNCQSEFFRVEFILEGQLIHGRQKLQDIKQPYQKERNGNFRLSQGKLRSDTIPSTEVRPVAFKSMLRYWFRSFALGVLESTQVQQWEAKIFGGITPPNQKFGWLMVKILEGRTNSNEQQGILTLNYSLEIPKEQQENLQKLIQNLTWLMFHLGGIGQGARRPCYSRQNRPYMRGSTLIPDSKDSFWKLPKTTKEFQELFRQRLEAFYQALQALGANFNYRQLRNSGIVNSFTWLEALDINAKIIVVSSQRNDNKGYALEILHQNFHKLETENYTDAKNLCGGVNKDYPNNKKREVIPSPVWIADLDDYQVVTVFGASADPRKKYLETLRNSIQIFPL from the coding sequence ATGGTATTTGATAGACCTCAACCTAATCAACCTAAAAGACCCCAACCGCCTGCAACCGCCAAACCAGATGCGAGTAGGCCCAGAAAAGTAATTAATGTTCCTGTTACTGGTAATCAAGGCGGTTCTGGTGGTCATGGTGGGGGAAGTAATGGTGGTGGTAGTCAACCCTCTATACCTTCCCCTTGGTTAAACCCAGAAAATCCACCTCAACCACATCCAGAGTCCAGTTTTGTAGAATATCTGCGTTGGATGCGATCGCCCTCTTCTGAATACAAAGACCCTACCAAAGTACAATTGTTGCAGATGGCCGAAGAAGGCGCTAATTACTGTACTCGTCTGCAAGAACTGACCCAACGTACCCAATTAATCGCCCAAAACACCTTTAAAGTCCAGTGTCCTTGGCGAATTCGGGTAGGTGGACATCGTGGCCCAGAAAGTATTCTGTTACCGGCCTTTGATGCTTTGGGAATGCCTTATATTCCTTCTAGTACCCTGCGAGGTTTAGCCAGAAACCAAGCGATTAGGGAAATAATTAGACAACAAAATATTAAATGGGAAGATGCAGAAAAACAAATTGCGCCTTGGTTTGGTTCCTTAGACGCGAAAAATAAAAGCGATCGCTCAGGTAAAGTAGTATTTTTGGATGCTTACCCTCTACCTAATCAAAATGTATTAGCTGTAGACATAGCTAATAATATTTGGCAATGGGAGAATAACACCCCAAAATATAGTCCCAATCCTAACTCCTTTTTAAGTTTAGAAAAACCCATCTTTGTTATTGGCTTACGTTTACCAAGCGGTTGTCAAGATAATCAAATTTTAGAAAAAGTTAAACATTGGTTAGTTGCTGGATTACAATCTGGTGTAGGTTCTCAAGTTAATACTGGTTATGGTCAATTAAATATTGCAGGTAAAGTTAATTGTCAGAGTGAATTTTTCCGCGTTGAATTTATCTTAGAAGGTCAGTTAATTCACGGCAGACAGAAATTACAAGATATTAAACAACCTTACCAAAAAGAAAGAAATGGTAATTTTAGACTTAGCCAAGGAAAGTTAAGATCAGATACAATCCCTAGTACAGAAGTCCGTCCTGTAGCTTTTAAATCCATGCTACGCTATTGGTTCAGAAGTTTTGCATTAGGTGTTTTAGAATCTACACAAGTTCAACAATGGGAAGCTAAAATCTTTGGTGGAATTACTCCTCCTAATCAAAAATTTGGCTGGTTAATGGTCAAAATTTTAGAAGGAAGAACAAATTCAAATGAACAGCAAGGAATATTAACATTAAATTATTCACTAGAAATTCCAAAAGAACAACAGGAGAATCTGCAAAAATTAATTCAAAATCTTACTTGGTTAATGTTTCATTTGGGTGGTATTGGTCAAGGTGCAAGAAGACCTTGTTATTCTCGCCAAAACCGCCCCTATATGCGTGGTTCTACACTAATACCTGATAGCAAAGATTCCTTTTGGAAATTGCCAAAAACTACTAAAGAATTTCAGGAATTATTTAGACAAAGATTAGAAGCTTTTTATCAAGCACTACAAGCTCTAGGTGCAAATTTCAATTATCGTCAACTAAGAAATTCTGGGATAGTCAACTCATTTACTTGGTTGGAAGCTTTAGATATTAATGCCAAAATTATAGTTGTCAGTAGTCAACGAAATGACAATAAGGGATATGCACTCGAAATTTTACATCAAAATTTTCACAAATTAGAAACAGAAAATTATACTGATGCTAAAAACTTGTGTGGTGGTGTTAATAAAGATTATCCAAATAACAAAAAACGTGAAGTAATTCCTTCTCCTGTATGGATTGCAGATTTAGATGATTATCAAGTTGTGACAGTGTTTGGTGCTAGTGCTGACCCTCGCAAGAAATATTTAGAAACATTACGTAATTCCATTCAAATTTTTCCCCTATGA
- a CDS encoding transposase encodes MARDNFWIYGAIEPLTGDHFLYEYPKLDGECFQQFLDWLSVQLGGDYAILQIDQAPAHTSSKICWPENIIPLFQPASAPELNPIERLWQFLKKPLKNQLFSSLQALRERIQEIFDQLTFEEVISVSSYNFILEALFYAASY; translated from the coding sequence ATGGCTAGAGATAACTTTTGGATTTATGGTGCTATTGAACCATTAACTGGAGATCATTTTCTTTATGAGTACCCCAAACTGGATGGCGAGTGTTTTCAACAATTCCTGGACTGGCTATCTGTGCAATTAGGTGGTGATTACGCTATTTTACAGATTGATCAAGCACCTGCTCATACAAGTTCAAAGATTTGTTGGCCAGAGAATATTATTCCTCTGTTTCAACCAGCATCAGCCCCTGAACTCAACCCAATTGAGAGACTTTGGCAATTTCTCAAAAAACCTCTTAAAAATCAACTTTTCTCTTCTTTACAAGCTTTACGCGAGCGCATCCAAGAAATCTTCGACCAACTTACATTTGAGGAAGTAATTTCTGTCTCTTCTTACAACTTTATTTTGGAAGCTTTATTCTATGCAGCTTCATATTAA
- a CDS encoding type III-B CRISPR module-associated Cmr3 family protein, producing MFWYTLTPLDILLLRDAKPFTPGERAWAGSVFPPNGHSIVGALRGLLSEKKNFRLVGPFLCRQTDTGVKLYLPRPLGFIKSTPLMPLAWESDSHLKNALWDKSQPCPLVKPGSTPPDDDDVEIVTTEKKFRQYLPYEVVSKYLKTGIISEEDWLVIKNTHEDKPWTVETRSHNAIEEGSRQVKDADGYFVENGIRLHTGWSLAIGIDTEIETPSTVRLGGEGHRSIVKQCNELGEQWASLQKISQQNFQQGDKSIAYLVTPGVFERKHKDNLHSSSLCRAFPWEWKLAHTVNGNQTPGNLVSLATEKPVPISCRFRDKESLTKSVPAPQVFAAPPGSLYYLNQPQSLFQDNSNTKVNTWRQLGYSELLWLTYK from the coding sequence ATGTTTTGGTATACTTTAACTCCTCTAGATATACTACTTTTGCGAGATGCTAAACCCTTCACACCAGGAGAAAGGGCATGGGCTGGTAGTGTCTTTCCGCCTAATGGACACAGTATTGTCGGCGCACTACGCGGATTGTTGTCAGAAAAGAAAAACTTTCGTCTTGTTGGGCCTTTTCTGTGTCGCCAAACTGACACAGGGGTTAAGCTTTACTTACCTCGTCCTCTAGGATTTATTAAGTCAACGCCTTTGATGCCCTTAGCATGGGAATCTGACTCTCATTTAAAAAATGCTTTGTGGGACAAAAGTCAACCTTGTCCCTTGGTGAAACCTGGTTCAACACCTCCAGATGATGACGACGTAGAAATTGTGACTACAGAGAAAAAATTCCGTCAGTATCTTCCTTACGAAGTTGTCAGTAAATATCTCAAAACTGGAATAATAAGTGAAGAAGATTGGTTAGTCATAAAAAATACTCATGAAGATAAACCTTGGACAGTAGAAACTCGTTCTCACAACGCTATTGAAGAAGGAAGCAGACAAGTTAAAGATGCCGATGGTTACTTTGTCGAGAATGGTATTCGTCTTCATACTGGCTGGAGTTTAGCTATTGGCATCGATACAGAAATTGAAACTCCTAGCACTGTGCGACTGGGTGGAGAAGGACATCGCAGCATAGTGAAGCAGTGCAACGAGTTAGGGGAACAATGGGCTAGTCTGCAAAAGATTTCTCAGCAGAATTTTCAGCAAGGTGATAAATCTATAGCTTACTTGGTTACTCCTGGCGTGTTTGAACGAAAACACAAAGATAACTTACATAGTTCATCATTATGTCGCGCTTTTCCTTGGGAATGGAAATTAGCGCATACGGTGAATGGTAATCAAACACCAGGGAATTTAGTTAGTTTAGCCACTGAGAAGCCAGTGCCGATAAGCTGTCGGTTTCGAGATAAAGAGTCATTAACTAAAAGTGTTCCTGCACCACAAGTGTTCGCTGCACCACCAGGGAGTTTGTATTACCTGAATCAACCCCAAAGTTTGTTTCAGGATAATTCCAATACTAAGGTAAATACCTGGAGACAACTTGGTTATTCTGAGTTACTTTGGCTGACATACAAATAA
- the cas10 gene encoding type III-B CRISPR-associated protein Cas10/Cmr2 — translation MSEAYWQAKIWGLLHDPVLKALHNNTGHGDNNFWQQLEVMQPWVQSNYNPNPEESEYEILKHIHLAVDIALASDKAGISSVAQSIIYAPGKDSQRGLEISHLLSGAKQQWKIKSDSELLAKGKDYLNSKEQKLLEAIPESLKTDVKGLFWWLWRCLPSATCQEFDDASLMLMPAETRLPDSSIWSHASITASLAGALAGYDLTMADIERWPSGKELSHPYLAVFSFTPVQELIKASRKMRDFWAGSWLLHYLSAKVCWKLALQYGPDTLLYPSLYQQPLIDHWLLEKYPGLKQWIDKPEEDSLLTAGFPNVLVLVLPKDKIQAAMQTAKQTLLNEWQDISNLVFTDLKTRHWMPKLQQESSTWQGWLESQWQFYWTALPIGKEGENLKNAAIPKDREVEFITWLDAQNKAYNLGGKQKLFQEAELDFLREAYQQSSEDKDKKFSVNVGSWWGNIFDQTRYALAAVKNARNWEIPTAFGPRSTISGIGPVVTPGKNGKDWITEGETKKLWEQHAGLFDGREQLNATETVKRGLPKVLIKLLNIKNEDAIAASYPDLTAGVAGYLKVYDAQIERELHFNKACKKIIEEFPWTECVIKEMRSKWGIPWIDDDNAPKRYHPRLLNAGWLVEDSKTPELQALQDQFQNADDDEKEEIQRKVLEIKIEYRCEIQKIIDKFYPSNNPADWYVLAAGDGDSMSDWLKGKNLQNYSDYIPSELSVSRESFQKFLQQKKRMGPSTHSALSRALLDFSNQLVPYLTQQRYAGRLIYAGGDDVLAYTNLWEWDNWLWDIRQCFQGKQDPKGEFKNDGDYWQYKVEAASPPQLAKRPLFTMGKKATISFGIAIVHHSVPLAIALENLWSSEEEAKEHISPTNVAKDAVQVRVLYGNGNILKSTAKFDVFQQWQNLTSNPSLQTEAAIFEQASTLWSQHPAPVIEAIVPWTRAFCDRRDQFLGNESAKKDFQEALSEFLKILWDTTPEKNRDSEIQNWLKLAAFVKRNREIKLGGGC, via the coding sequence ATGTCAGAAGCATACTGGCAAGCAAAAATATGGGGATTACTCCATGATCCGGTGCTAAAAGCGTTACACAATAACACTGGGCACGGTGACAATAACTTTTGGCAACAATTAGAAGTAATGCAACCTTGGGTGCAGAGCAATTATAATCCTAATCCTGAAGAGTCCGAGTATGAAATCTTAAAACACATACATCTGGCTGTTGACATTGCCTTGGCGAGTGATAAAGCTGGTATTAGCAGCGTTGCCCAAAGCATAATTTATGCACCTGGAAAGGATTCCCAAAGAGGGTTAGAAATCTCTCATTTGCTGTCTGGTGCAAAACAGCAATGGAAAATTAAGTCAGATTCAGAACTGTTGGCAAAAGGCAAAGATTACTTAAATAGTAAAGAACAAAAGCTGTTAGAAGCAATACCAGAATCTTTGAAGACAGATGTTAAAGGGCTATTTTGGTGGTTGTGGCGTTGTTTACCGTCAGCTACTTGTCAGGAATTTGACGATGCTTCCTTAATGCTAATGCCTGCCGAAACCCGCTTACCAGATAGTTCAATATGGAGTCATGCAAGCATTACAGCATCGCTAGCTGGTGCTTTGGCAGGGTACGATTTGACGATGGCAGATATAGAAAGATGGCCATCAGGCAAAGAATTATCTCATCCTTATTTGGCAGTTTTTAGCTTTACGCCAGTGCAAGAACTGATTAAAGCCAGTCGTAAAATGCGCGACTTTTGGGCAGGTTCTTGGTTATTACACTATTTATCTGCTAAAGTCTGCTGGAAACTGGCGCTGCAATATGGGCCTGATACCTTGCTTTATCCTAGTCTTTACCAACAACCTTTAATTGACCATTGGCTATTAGAAAAATATCCAGGGTTGAAACAATGGATAGATAAACCAGAGGAAGATTCACTATTAACAGCAGGATTTCCGAATGTATTGGTGTTGGTTCTGCCGAAAGATAAAATCCAAGCTGCTATGCAAACAGCAAAACAAACGCTGCTAAACGAATGGCAAGATATTAGTAATTTAGTTTTTACTGATTTAAAAACTCGCCATTGGATGCCAAAATTGCAACAAGAAAGTAGCACTTGGCAAGGTTGGTTAGAATCACAATGGCAGTTTTACTGGACTGCTTTACCAATTGGTAAAGAAGGAGAAAACCTAAAAAATGCCGCCATTCCTAAAGATAGAGAGGTAGAATTTATAACTTGGCTAGATGCCCAAAATAAAGCTTATAATTTAGGTGGAAAACAGAAACTTTTTCAAGAAGCTGAATTAGATTTTCTCCGGGAAGCATATCAACAATCTTCTGAAGATAAAGATAAAAAGTTTAGTGTTAATGTTGGCTCTTGGTGGGGAAATATTTTTGACCAAACCCGATATGCTTTAGCGGCGGTGAAAAATGCCCGTAATTGGGAAATTCCCACGGCATTTGGTCCTCGCTCAACAATTTCTGGTATTGGCCCGGTAGTTACTCCCGGTAAAAATGGAAAGGATTGGATAACAGAAGGGGAGACTAAAAAGCTTTGGGAACAACACGCTGGTTTATTTGATGGTAGAGAACAGTTAAATGCAACAGAAACAGTCAAACGGGGATTACCAAAAGTTTTAATTAAGCTATTAAATATCAAAAATGAGGATGCTATAGCAGCATCTTACCCAGACTTAACCGCAGGAGTTGCCGGATATCTCAAAGTCTATGATGCACAAATTGAGCGTGAATTGCATTTTAACAAAGCTTGTAAAAAAATTATAGAGGAATTTCCTTGGACAGAGTGTGTCATTAAAGAAATGAGAAGTAAATGGGGAATTCCTTGGATAGATGATGACAATGCACCCAAAAGGTATCATCCCCGTTTACTGAATGCTGGTTGGTTGGTAGAAGACTCCAAAACTCCAGAATTGCAGGCATTACAAGACCAGTTTCAAAATGCAGATGATGACGAGAAAGAGGAAATACAGCGAAAAGTTCTTGAAATCAAAATAGAATATCGGTGTGAAATTCAAAAGATAATTGATAAATTCTATCCCAGCAACAATCCAGCCGACTGGTATGTATTGGCAGCAGGTGACGGCGATAGCATGAGTGATTGGCTAAAAGGCAAAAATTTACAAAATTATAGTGACTACATTCCATCAGAATTGTCTGTATCTAGGGAAAGCTTTCAGAAGTTTTTGCAACAGAAAAAACGTATGGGGCCAAGTACACACAGCGCCTTGAGTCGAGCTTTATTAGACTTCTCTAATCAACTAGTTCCCTACTTGACTCAACAACGCTACGCCGGACGCTTAATTTATGCTGGTGGTGATGATGTCTTGGCTTATACTAATCTCTGGGAATGGGATAACTGGTTATGGGATATTCGTCAATGTTTCCAGGGTAAACAAGACCCCAAAGGTGAATTTAAAAATGATGGTGACTATTGGCAATATAAAGTTGAAGCCGCTTCCCCACCGCAGTTAGCCAAGCGACCCTTATTCACAATGGGTAAGAAAGCAACTATTAGCTTTGGTATAGCTATTGTCCATCATTCAGTACCACTAGCGATCGCTCTGGAAAACCTCTGGTCATCTGAAGAGGAAGCCAAAGAACACATATCTCCTACAAACGTTGCCAAAGATGCAGTGCAAGTTCGAGTGTTGTACGGGAACGGTAATATTTTGAAATCAACAGCAAAATTTGATGTTTTCCAGCAGTGGCAAAACCTGACTTCCAACCCATCTTTGCAAACAGAGGCGGCTATTTTTGAACAAGCATCAACACTTTGGAGCCAGCACCCTGCGCCAGTGATAGAAGCAATAGTACCTTGGACGAGAGCATTTTGCGATCGCCGTGACCAATTCCTTGGAAACGAATCTGCCAAAAAAGACTTTCAGGAGGCCCTATCAGAGTTTCTCAAAATTTTGTGGGATACCACCCCAGAGAAAAATAGAGATTCGGAAATCCAAAACTGGTTAAAACTTGCGGCTTTTGTGAAGCGTAACCGCGAAATCAAGTTGGGAGGTGGTTGTTAA
- a CDS encoding helix-turn-helix domain-containing protein: MSRPFEIEIAESEEELKKRLQTANLGNQKEKLIMLWWIKSGQAKEQQDIGKRLAKDTSTVTRWLQKYRSGGLDELLKIKKAPGAKRKISEGAIAALEEELKTGKGFSSYGAIVEWLKQEQGQDIEYATVYALVRYRLGAKLKVPRPQSHKQDEKLVSEFKKNSVSF, translated from the coding sequence ATGAGCCGCCCTTTTGAGATTGAAATCGCAGAGAGCGAAGAAGAACTTAAAAAACGCCTACAAACAGCCAATTTAGGGAACCAGAAAGAAAAACTTATTATGCTGTGGTGGATAAAAAGCGGGCAGGCCAAGGAGCAGCAAGATATTGGAAAACGCTTGGCTAAAGATACATCAACGGTGACAAGGTGGTTACAAAAATATAGATCGGGTGGGCTAGATGAATTATTGAAAATAAAAAAAGCTCCGGGAGCAAAACGGAAAATTTCTGAAGGAGCGATCGCGGCACTTGAGGAGGAGTTAAAAACAGGAAAAGGCTTTAGTAGCTATGGTGCAATAGTGGAGTGGTTAAAGCAAGAGCAGGGGCAAGATATCGAGTATGCAACGGTTTATGCATTGGTTCGATATCGATTAGGGGCAAAACTAAAAGTACCACGTCCTCAAAGCCATAAGCAGGATGAAAAGTTAGTATCTGAGTTTAAAAAAAACTCGGTATCATTCTGA
- a CDS encoding DUF4157 domain-containing protein, with protein sequence MHKTKSPKSHSPIYSTSLFPNSYPQLAYRPFGSQLQKSSVAPKTQTDVENVAFAQQHQEATELSIQAKSSTITPEGQERLTVLKAQMDGLLNSRLSHATRFGHNIANIPLRRPDTPTSIQTKLTIGEPGDKYEQEADETARQIVQRIHQSQGEKVQRESLPLEEEELQMKLEGRIQRESLPAEEDELQMKPVVQRVADEGMATSPDLETSIQQARGSGQPLADSIKSPMEQAFEADFSRVKVHTDTQADQLNQSIQAKAFTTGQDVFFRQGAYEPGSLGGQELLAHELTHVVQQNGGVVMRSPLQTGQKKLHKDTSDCSDANICYRPFKNIPVQRKLNTIIQRVSEEDAQGIYKALPLEYQAHFQTENTIFSGENQDERTTRNDTLQKIWKRVQVKARIAGNKEKPKQNQEQILKNWTVADASEALKKDADSIVQNEEENRKQLHGDGKANPFTKGGQIIDFEVEGIGSGELEVVLGKKDVLLFAAHGFTHSEGLSHVFNNDEKAFGFMSGPRESVERSSSTVEKYEEMAKKLRAEAEQYKVTGVPDVVVYPHFPNDAIKDEGEFLQGITDEMDIAILRNWKWDKSTELGKKLATAFVNTVPITFILGSPPLNGYNNYLMQVCRADWSREVPVSGGSKRTSAQLTKW encoded by the coding sequence ATGCACAAAACAAAATCGCCAAAGAGTCATTCACCGATCTATTCCACTTCCCTTTTCCCAAACTCGTATCCTCAATTAGCCTATAGACCGTTTGGTAGCCAACTCCAAAAATCATCCGTTGCACCCAAGACACAAACAGACGTAGAGAATGTTGCTTTTGCACAACAGCATCAGGAGGCAACTGAACTTTCCATACAAGCGAAATCTAGCACGATTACGCCCGAAGGACAGGAGCGCCTAACTGTATTAAAAGCCCAGATGGACGGATTATTGAATTCTCGACTGTCACACGCAACCCGATTTGGTCATAATATTGCCAATATTCCACTGAGGCGACCAGATACACCAACATCTATTCAGACAAAGCTGACAATTGGTGAGCCTGGGGATAAGTATGAGCAAGAGGCTGATGAAACAGCACGTCAAATAGTGCAACGGATTCATCAATCACAGGGCGAAAAAGTTCAGCGTGAGTCGTTGCCTCTTGAGGAAGAAGAACTCCAAATGAAACTGGAGGGCCGCATACAGCGAGAATCTCTGCCAGCCGAAGAAGACGAACTACAAATGAAACCGGTGGTACAGCGTGTAGCAGACGAAGGTATGGCTACATCACCGGATTTGGAAACATCAATACAACAGGCACGGGGGAGCGGACAACCACTGGCTGATAGTATCAAGTCACCAATGGAACAGGCATTTGAGGCTGATTTCAGCCGAGTGAAGGTTCACACGGATACTCAGGCAGACCAGTTGAATCAGTCGATACAGGCGAAGGCGTTTACCACGGGGCAAGATGTGTTCTTTCGGCAGGGGGCGTATGAGCCAGGGAGTCTAGGGGGGCAGGAGTTGTTGGCGCATGAGTTAACCCATGTAGTGCAGCAGAATGGTGGGGTGGTGATGCGATCACCATTACAGACAGGTCAAAAAAAGCTTCACAAGGATACATCGGATTGCTCAGATGCTAATATTTGCTATCGCCCATTTAAAAACATTCCAGTTCAAAGAAAATTAAATACAATCATTCAAAGAGTTAGTGAGGAAGATGCTCAAGGTATTTATAAAGCACTTCCTTTGGAATATCAAGCTCATTTTCAAACAGAAAACACCATTTTTTCAGGTGAAAATCAGGATGAAAGAACGACTCGGAATGACACTCTTCAGAAAATCTGGAAAAGAGTTCAAGTAAAGGCTCGTATTGCCGGGAATAAGGAAAAACCAAAACAGAATCAAGAACAAATATTAAAAAATTGGACAGTTGCCGATGCATCAGAAGCCTTAAAGAAAGACGCTGATAGCATAGTACAAAATGAAGAAGAAAATAGGAAGCAACTACATGGTGATGGAAAAGCTAACCCTTTCACTAAAGGTGGCCAAATTATCGATTTTGAAGTAGAAGGAATCGGCAGTGGAGAATTAGAGGTTGTTTTGGGTAAGAAAGATGTTTTGCTATTTGCCGCACACGGTTTCACTCATAGTGAAGGTTTATCTCATGTTTTCAACAATGATGAGAAAGCATTCGGCTTCATGTCTGGACCTCGTGAATCAGTAGAACGCTCTAGTTCGACAGTTGAGAAGTACGAAGAAATGGCAAAGAAACTAAGAGCAGAAGCAGAACAATACAAGGTTACTGGAGTTCCAGATGTAGTAGTTTATCCCCACTTTCCAAATGATGCAATAAAGGATGAGGGTGAATTCCTTCAGGGAATAACAGACGAAATGGATATTGCGATTTTGAGAAATTGGAAATGGGATAAATCAACTGAATTAGGCAAAAAACTAGCAACTGCCTTTGTTAATACTGTACCGATAACTTTCATTTTAGGTTCACCACCCCTCAATGGTTATAATAATTACCTGATGCAGGTGTGTCGAGCAGATTGGTCTCGTGAAGTCCCGGTGAGTGGAGGTAGTAAGAGAACATCTGCACAACTAACCAAGTGGTAG